A single genomic interval of Agarivorans aestuarii harbors:
- a CDS encoding oligopeptide/dipeptide ABC transporter ATP-binding protein has translation MALLDIRNLTIEINTPAGIVKAVDRVSLTMAEGEIKALVGESGSGKSLIAKALLGVTKPSWTIKADRMRLGDVDLMSLTTRQRRKVLGHEIAMIFQEPSSCLDPSEEVGKQIEEAIPCHNIKGGFWRRFQWRKKQAQALLHKVGVKDHHKVMRSYPYELSDGLCQKVMIAMAIAGQPKLLVADEPTTAMEVTTASQILRLLHKLNKLNNTAILLISHDLNTLSDLADTISVIYCGQMVEVGRSEQVVGSSRHPYTSALLSSAPQFNKPFERKALLPGLPGSIPALQHLPIGCRLGPRCPKAQRECVIQPKLKKVKGHQYACHYPLNLEKKVGNNG, from the coding sequence ATGGCTTTATTAGACATTCGCAACCTAACCATTGAAATCAATACGCCAGCTGGAATAGTTAAGGCGGTAGACCGAGTGAGCCTTACCATGGCAGAAGGCGAAATAAAGGCCTTGGTGGGTGAGTCAGGCTCAGGAAAAAGCCTGATTGCCAAAGCATTATTGGGTGTAACTAAACCTAGCTGGACCATCAAAGCCGACCGCATGCGCTTGGGCGACGTTGATCTGATGTCCTTAACTACCCGCCAGCGGCGTAAAGTGCTAGGTCATGAAATTGCGATGATATTTCAAGAGCCTAGCTCATGTTTAGATCCTTCTGAAGAAGTGGGCAAACAAATTGAAGAAGCCATTCCCTGCCACAATATTAAAGGCGGATTTTGGCGACGCTTCCAATGGCGAAAAAAACAAGCGCAAGCCTTACTGCATAAAGTAGGTGTTAAAGATCACCACAAAGTGATGCGTAGCTACCCTTATGAGCTATCGGATGGACTTTGCCAAAAAGTAATGATTGCTATGGCCATTGCTGGACAGCCCAAGCTATTAGTTGCCGATGAGCCAACTACCGCCATGGAAGTGACCACAGCCAGTCAAATACTACGCCTATTACACAAACTGAATAAGCTAAATAACACTGCTATTTTGTTAATTAGTCATGACTTAAATACACTGTCAGACTTAGCAGACACTATCAGCGTAATATATTGCGGTCAAATGGTAGAAGTGGGTCGTTCAGAGCAAGTCGTAGGAAGTTCAAGACACCCATACACTTCGGCCTTACTAAGCTCAGCGCCGCAATTTAACAAACCTTTTGAGCGCAAGGCATTATTGCCCGGCTTACCTGGTTCGATTCCCGCATTACAACACTTACCTATCGGCTGTCGACTTGGGCCGCGTTGCCCTAAAGCTCAGCGCGAGTGTGTTATCCAACCCAAACTTAAAAAGGTAAAAGGTCATCAATATGCTTGCCACTACCCTTTAAATCTAGAGAAAAAGGTAGGCAACAATGGCTAA
- a CDS encoding ATP-binding cassette domain-containing protein: MANLLHVKNLSQHVYIHKGWLSRQRFAAIDDISFELNMGESLAIIGESGSGKSSLAKVLAGINKPSNGDIFVNGEALKFGDYTRRCRLIRMIFQDPNSSLNPRSNIGRILSAPLILNTALSQQEQQQKVIATLKLVGLLEEHAEFFPSMLSSGQKQRIAVARALILSPKIIVIDESIAALDVSVRAQIINLLLELQQRFAISYIFVSNDLGLVRHFSDKVLVMQHGKAVEFKHTEEFFTQPEHELSQRLISAYQNAFRK; the protein is encoded by the coding sequence ATGGCTAACTTACTGCACGTTAAGAATCTTTCGCAGCACGTCTATATTCACAAAGGTTGGTTAAGTAGACAACGTTTTGCAGCCATCGATGATATAAGTTTTGAGTTAAACATGGGGGAAAGCTTAGCGATAATTGGTGAATCTGGCTCTGGGAAATCCAGTTTAGCCAAAGTACTAGCGGGCATTAACAAACCGAGTAACGGCGATATATTTGTTAACGGTGAAGCTTTAAAGTTTGGTGACTACACCCGCAGGTGCCGCTTAATCAGAATGATATTTCAAGACCCAAATAGCTCGCTCAACCCGCGTTCTAACATCGGAAGAATTTTGTCTGCGCCACTTATTCTAAATACCGCGCTTTCACAGCAAGAGCAGCAGCAAAAAGTAATTGCTACATTAAAATTGGTGGGTTTATTAGAAGAGCACGCCGAGTTCTTCCCCAGCATGTTATCAAGTGGTCAGAAACAGCGTATCGCCGTTGCTAGAGCGTTAATTTTGAGCCCCAAAATCATTGTTATTGATGAAAGCATTGCAGCTCTTGATGTCTCGGTTAGAGCTCAGATCATTAACCTATTGCTAGAGCTACAGCAACGATTTGCTATCAGCTATATCTTTGTATCCAATGATTTGGGCTTAGTAAGGCACTTCTCAGACAAGGTGCTGGTTATGCAACATGGTAAAGCCGTAGAATTTAAGCATACCGAAGAGTTTTTCACTCAGCCCGAACATGAGCTGAGCCAACGACTGATTAGCGCCTACCAAAATGCCTTTCGCAAATAG
- a CDS encoding PEP-CTERM/exosortase system-associated acyltransferase: MKSKILPTSIKGKVVGLPTSKTTQHAAKKKAAEIAKHYETYFHPMVALNDEDIDSVYRLRHDVYCEELGFEPVNQQKVERDEFDDYSDYCLVRHKSSNTYASTVRVVAPSGDQLLPLEKYCEGAITDEELHPQNFAREDVCEISRLALRATFRRRKADKFKDSAVGGININELYEDELRCFPFITASMYLAATVLVERHNIKHAYVMMEPRLARSTALLGIKFQQIGPVVEYHGQRAPYYITAEKIRSDLPITLKPLMDMIEREVNASLSMSQVVGAQESILYRGNS; the protein is encoded by the coding sequence TTGAAAAGTAAAATATTGCCGACCAGCATTAAAGGAAAGGTGGTTGGTTTACCCACCAGTAAAACCACTCAGCATGCCGCTAAAAAGAAAGCAGCAGAAATTGCTAAGCATTATGAAACCTATTTTCATCCCATGGTGGCATTAAACGATGAAGATATTGATAGTGTCTATCGACTTCGTCACGATGTTTATTGTGAAGAGCTTGGCTTCGAGCCGGTTAATCAACAAAAAGTAGAGCGTGACGAATTTGACGATTACTCTGACTATTGTTTGGTGCGTCATAAATCCTCAAATACTTACGCAAGCACCGTTAGGGTAGTTGCTCCTTCTGGTGACCAACTGCTTCCCTTAGAAAAGTATTGTGAAGGGGCTATTACCGATGAGGAATTACATCCGCAAAACTTTGCTCGAGAAGATGTTTGTGAAATTTCTCGGCTAGCCCTAAGGGCGACATTCAGACGACGTAAAGCGGACAAATTTAAAGACTCCGCGGTAGGGGGAATTAATATCAATGAGCTCTATGAAGATGAGCTGCGCTGTTTCCCCTTTATCACTGCCAGCATGTATTTAGCCGCTACAGTGTTGGTAGAGCGCCATAACATCAAGCATGCTTATGTAATGATGGAACCTCGTTTAGCTCGTAGCACCGCACTCCTAGGGATTAAGTTTCAACAAATTGGCCCTGTAGTGGAATACCACGGGCAGCGCGCGCCTTATTATATTACTGCTGAAAAGATTCGCAGTGACCTACCCATCACCTTAAAACCGTTAATGGACATGATAGAACGTGAAGTTAACGCATCATTGTCTATGTCGCAGGTAGTGGGTGCGCAAGAAAGTATTCTGTATCGCGGTAATTCTTAA
- the fabV gene encoding enoyl-ACP reductase FabV has translation MIIKPKIRGFICTTTHPVGCAANVQEQIDYTKQQGKVTNGPKRVLVVGSSSGYGLSSRIAAAFGSDAATIGVFFEKPATEKKPGTAGWYNAAAFDQKAHEAGLYAKSINGDAFSHQAKQAAVDLIKEDLGQIDLVVYSLASPVRKLPDSGELIRSSLKPIGETYTATAVDTNKDTIIEASVEPATEQEIADTVTVMGGEDWELWIKALDEAGVLAEGCKTVAYSYIGTALTWPIYWDGALGKAKMDLDRASTALNEKLSAKQGSANVAVLKSVVTQASSAIPVMPLYISMVFKIMKEQGLHEGCMEQIYRLFNERLYLEGEKAPVDEYNRLRLDDWELREDIQQACVDLWPQITTENLKEHTDYEYYKAEFLKLFGFGVKGVDYEEDVATAVPFEVVTLD, from the coding sequence ATGATCATCAAACCCAAGATCCGAGGCTTTATTTGTACCACCACTCACCCGGTAGGCTGTGCGGCTAATGTACAAGAGCAAATCGACTACACCAAACAGCAGGGCAAAGTAACTAATGGCCCTAAGCGGGTATTGGTGGTTGGCTCTTCAAGCGGATATGGTTTGTCATCGCGCATCGCAGCCGCTTTTGGTAGCGATGCCGCAACCATTGGCGTATTTTTCGAAAAGCCTGCCACTGAAAAGAAACCGGGTACTGCCGGTTGGTACAATGCTGCGGCATTTGACCAAAAAGCTCATGAAGCTGGCCTTTATGCTAAAAGCATCAACGGTGACGCATTCTCGCATCAAGCTAAACAGGCTGCTGTTGATTTAATTAAAGAAGATCTTGGACAAATCGACCTTGTAGTTTATTCGCTAGCGTCTCCTGTTCGTAAACTACCAGATAGCGGAGAGCTAATTCGCTCTAGTTTAAAACCTATCGGTGAAACCTACACAGCGACTGCAGTAGATACCAATAAAGATACCATTATCGAAGCCAGCGTAGAGCCTGCAACCGAGCAAGAAATAGCTGATACGGTAACGGTAATGGGTGGCGAAGACTGGGAACTTTGGATTAAAGCCTTAGATGAAGCAGGCGTGCTAGCAGAAGGTTGTAAAACCGTTGCCTACAGTTACATTGGCACCGCGCTAACTTGGCCAATCTATTGGGATGGTGCTTTAGGCAAAGCTAAAATGGACCTAGACCGAGCTTCAACAGCACTTAATGAAAAACTAAGCGCTAAGCAAGGTTCAGCCAACGTTGCAGTACTTAAGAGTGTTGTTACTCAAGCTAGTTCAGCGATTCCCGTAATGCCTTTGTACATATCGATGGTTTTCAAAATCATGAAAGAGCAAGGTTTGCATGAAGGCTGTATGGAGCAAATCTATCGTCTATTTAACGAACGCCTGTATCTAGAAGGCGAAAAAGCGCCTGTCGATGAGTACAATCGCCTACGTTTAGATGACTGGGAATTACGTGAAGATATTCAACAAGCTTGTGTTGATTTATGGCCGCAAATTACCACTGAGAACCTAAAAGAACACACCGACTATGAATACTATAAAGCGGAGTTCTTGAAGTTGTTTGGTTTTGGCGTTAAAGGGGTTGATTACGAAGAAGATGTGGCTACTGCAGTACCATTTGAAGTAGTAACATTAGATTAA
- a CDS encoding DUF2850 domain-containing protein, which translates to MKKSIVLLVALLGIGLGVMSFVYFAYPELVGLEREHKVNPIVGTWEAEHDFYGKKERLVFSEDGQVKSGSRVATQYKINGNRVVVTSADKVIEYRISKDGQTLDAYLPRAGRIRYKRVN; encoded by the coding sequence GTGAAGAAATCCATTGTGCTGCTAGTGGCACTTCTTGGTATTGGCTTGGGCGTAATGTCTTTTGTTTACTTCGCTTATCCGGAGTTAGTTGGCTTAGAGCGCGAGCACAAAGTTAATCCTATTGTAGGCACTTGGGAAGCTGAACATGACTTTTATGGCAAGAAAGAACGCCTAGTATTTTCAGAAGATGGCCAAGTTAAATCAGGCAGTCGGGTAGCCACCCAATACAAAATAAACGGCAATCGGGTAGTGGTGACTTCAGCAGATAAAGTGATTGAATACCGCATTTCAAAAGATGGTCAAACATTGGATGCCTACTTACCGAGAGCAGGGCGTATTCGTTACAAAAGAGTCAATTAA